From Synechococcus sp. A10-1-5-1, a single genomic window includes:
- a CDS encoding DEAD/DEAH box helicase, whose product MPSLSFDLRVPKRAPAAAEESAAVEPRPLSNLQPRQWQIQLIQLLRRRLETRQGSDVLINAGPGAGKTLGALLSFERLLREGRLARFLVFCHRSSIAAQWISSAERLNLKLKDWQPGLSASDLADSDGLLITYQAAGRNLKSLEQELQHWDWGSWLAIADEVHHLGVDPEEPEATAWGHAFSRLSQSAQLRLGLTGTPFRADNLGFCAARRIQVHDGQEWVEQIAPDLSVEPRELIQAGDVRPLEFRFQDGWVDHGRRGEVGDTERSPLSQEERESWRARNLRRAIRLGDSSSIALRLLLNARKRIEAVRREHPEAGGLVVARDIAHARRICGLLEEEGDRVQLVHSQDPEAPERMERFKAGDSDWLVSIDMCAEGFDAPRLRVVAYLTTVVTRTRFVQAITRAVRMNGERALAETVPRHPSYVFAPADPLLMQYARTWSLSEPYVLRPKNNETVEEASGQSRGASLPLQAVEDGAGGVIRVRGPRLPDFLMHQ is encoded by the coding sequence ATGCCATCGCTGTCGTTTGATCTGCGCGTCCCCAAGCGCGCTCCTGCCGCTGCGGAGGAGTCCGCAGCAGTGGAGCCGCGGCCGCTCAGCAACCTGCAGCCGCGGCAGTGGCAAATCCAGCTGATCCAACTGCTGCGGCGCCGACTGGAAACCCGTCAGGGCAGTGACGTCCTGATCAACGCCGGGCCTGGGGCCGGCAAAACCCTGGGGGCCCTGCTGAGCTTCGAGCGGCTGCTCCGGGAAGGCCGGCTTGCTCGCTTTTTGGTGTTCTGCCATCGGAGCTCCATCGCCGCCCAGTGGATCTCCTCGGCGGAGCGCCTCAACCTGAAGCTCAAGGACTGGCAACCAGGACTCAGCGCCAGCGATCTTGCGGACAGCGATGGCCTGCTGATCACCTATCAGGCTGCTGGGCGCAACCTGAAGTCCCTCGAGCAGGAACTCCAGCACTGGGACTGGGGTTCCTGGCTGGCCATTGCCGATGAGGTGCACCACCTGGGGGTTGACCCGGAGGAACCGGAGGCGACGGCCTGGGGCCACGCCTTTAGCCGCCTGAGCCAAAGCGCTCAGCTACGGCTGGGGCTCACCGGGACACCGTTTCGCGCCGACAACCTCGGCTTCTGCGCAGCCCGGCGGATTCAGGTCCATGACGGCCAGGAATGGGTCGAGCAGATTGCTCCCGACCTCAGCGTCGAGCCCCGGGAATTGATCCAAGCCGGTGATGTCCGCCCCCTGGAATTCCGCTTCCAGGACGGCTGGGTGGACCATGGCCGTCGGGGGGAAGTAGGGGACACCGAGCGCTCACCGCTCTCCCAGGAAGAGCGGGAAAGCTGGCGGGCGCGGAACCTACGGCGGGCCATCCGCCTGGGGGACAGCAGCAGCATTGCTTTACGCCTGCTGCTCAATGCCCGCAAACGGATCGAGGCGGTGCGGCGGGAGCACCCGGAAGCTGGCGGCCTGGTGGTGGCCCGTGACATCGCCCATGCCCGCAGAATTTGCGGGCTGCTGGAGGAGGAGGGGGACCGGGTTCAGCTGGTGCACTCCCAAGACCCTGAGGCGCCCGAGCGAATGGAGCGCTTCAAAGCCGGGGACTCCGACTGGCTGGTGAGCATTGACATGTGCGCCGAGGGGTTCGACGCCCCCAGGCTGCGGGTGGTGGCCTATCTGACCACCGTTGTGACCCGCACGCGCTTCGTGCAGGCCATCACGAGGGCTGTTCGAATGAACGGTGAGCGCGCCCTCGCCGAAACCGTCCCCAGGCACCCGTCCTACGTCTTCGCACCGGCTGATCCGCTGCTGATGCAGTACGCCCGCACCTGGTCCCTCAGCGAGCCCTACGTCCTTCGACCCAAGAACAACGAGACTGTTGAAGAAGCAAGTGGCCAAAGCCGAGGCGCCAGCCTGCCGCTGCAGGCCGTGGAGGATGGAGCCGGAGGGGTAATTCGCGTGCGTGGCCCACGCCTACCCGACTTCTTGATGCATCAATGA
- a CDS encoding SDR family oxidoreductase — protein MRVAVTGASGKTGWRVVAEALARGSEVRAIVRPDSSLPPGLEGAEIHRLHLSDGAALQEALRGCDALVIATGARPSIDLLGPLKVDALGVRQQLEACRSVGLKRVVLVSSLCAGRWLHPLNLFGLILVWKRLGEQWLEQSGLDVTIVRPGGLKEAEEDLAAQHLRFSGADQQQDGSLPRRLVARVCLDALEAPASVGRIVEITSAVPDSPASEPPALASWLA, from the coding sequence ATGCGTGTGGCGGTCACTGGCGCCTCCGGCAAAACCGGTTGGAGAGTCGTCGCCGAAGCCCTGGCCCGTGGTTCCGAGGTTCGAGCGATCGTCCGACCTGACTCGAGTCTTCCGCCGGGTTTAGAGGGAGCCGAGATCCATCGCCTCCACTTGAGTGATGGCGCAGCCCTGCAGGAGGCCCTGCGCGGCTGCGACGCCCTGGTCATCGCTACAGGTGCCCGTCCCAGCATCGATTTGCTGGGTCCCCTCAAAGTGGACGCCCTAGGGGTGCGTCAGCAGCTTGAGGCTTGCCGCAGCGTGGGGCTCAAGCGCGTGGTGCTCGTCAGTTCGCTCTGTGCGGGTCGATGGCTGCACCCCCTCAACCTTTTTGGGCTGATCCTGGTCTGGAAGCGTCTGGGTGAGCAGTGGCTCGAGCAGAGCGGGCTGGACGTCACGATCGTTCGTCCCGGTGGCCTGAAGGAAGCCGAGGAGGACCTCGCCGCTCAGCACCTGCGTTTCTCCGGCGCGGATCAACAGCAGGACGGCAGTCTTCCGCGCCGCTTGGTGGCCCGGGTTTGCCTGGATGCCTTGGAGGCTCCGGCCAGCGTCGGACGCATTGTTGAGATCACGAGTGCGGTCCCGGACTCTCCCGCGTCTGAACCCCCTGCGCTTGCCAGCTGGTTGGCTTGA
- a CDS encoding NAD(P) transhydrogenase subunit alpha produces the protein MIRVLVPRECRPGETRVAATPETVRRLAARGCTFAIERGAGQASGYDDASYADAGAALVDPSTEQWSQADVVLAVQGSDLAQQRSELASLKPGALLLGLLEPHGNDALKQRFEAGRVTALALELLPRISRAQSMDVLSSQANIAGYKAVLLASAALDRYVPMLMTAAGTIQPARALILGAGVAGLQALATARRLGAVAYVSDVRPAAKEQVESLGGRFIDPPELDQKPGESGGYAKQATEAFLAEQRRQLTEQLALADMVICTAQVPGKKAPRLIDDAMLQHMRPGSVVVDLAVAQGGNCEGTVPGQTVFRHGVQLVAGDGLPCSVANHASALYSRNIAALLELLLNTTAEGASSVNLDLDDEIVSGCLFSHNAPESAGGAA, from the coding sequence TTGATTCGTGTTTTAGTGCCAAGGGAGTGCCGACCTGGTGAAACCAGGGTTGCGGCCACTCCCGAAACCGTGCGCCGTCTGGCGGCACGCGGCTGCACCTTTGCCATCGAGCGCGGCGCTGGTCAGGCCAGTGGTTACGACGACGCGTCCTATGCGGACGCCGGTGCTGCACTGGTGGACCCCAGTACTGAGCAGTGGTCCCAAGCCGACGTGGTCCTCGCTGTCCAGGGCTCAGATCTGGCCCAGCAGCGCTCCGAACTTGCTTCGCTGAAGCCCGGCGCTCTGCTCCTTGGCCTCCTGGAGCCCCACGGCAACGACGCGCTGAAGCAGCGCTTTGAGGCCGGTCGGGTGACCGCACTGGCCCTGGAGCTGCTGCCTCGGATTAGCCGGGCCCAGAGCATGGATGTGCTCTCCTCCCAGGCCAATATCGCTGGCTACAAAGCGGTTCTGCTCGCTTCGGCAGCGCTGGATCGCTACGTACCGATGCTGATGACCGCCGCCGGCACGATTCAGCCGGCTCGGGCGCTGATCTTGGGCGCCGGTGTGGCCGGCCTCCAGGCCCTGGCGACGGCCCGTCGACTCGGAGCTGTGGCCTACGTCAGTGACGTGCGCCCCGCCGCCAAGGAGCAGGTGGAGTCCCTGGGTGGCCGCTTCATCGATCCCCCTGAATTGGATCAAAAGCCCGGTGAATCGGGTGGCTACGCCAAGCAGGCCACTGAGGCGTTCTTGGCTGAGCAGCGCCGTCAACTCACCGAGCAGCTGGCCCTGGCTGACATGGTGATCTGTACCGCCCAGGTGCCGGGCAAGAAGGCCCCGCGCCTGATCGACGACGCGATGCTGCAACACATGCGCCCCGGCAGTGTTGTGGTTGACCTGGCAGTCGCTCAGGGCGGCAACTGCGAAGGCACGGTGCCTGGTCAGACCGTCTTCCGTCACGGCGTTCAACTGGTCGCCGGTGACGGGCTGCCCTGCAGCGTGGCCAACCACGCCAGCGCCCTCTATTCCCGCAACATCGCCGCTCTGTTGGAGCTGTTGCTCAACACCACCGCCGAGGGGGCTTCCTCGGTGAATCTCGATCTCGACGATGAGATCGTCTCTGGCTGCCTGTTCAGCCACAACGCCCCTGAATCTGCCGGAGGTGCTGCATGA
- a CDS encoding NAD(P) transhydrogenase subunit alpha: MSSLNEALWVLLLGSLLGLELIGKVPPTLHTPLMSGANAISGITVLASLTLIAQAQGNPGMLILGAVSLGFALFNVIGGFLVTDRMLAMFSRKKSGARR, translated from the coding sequence ATGAGCAGCCTGAATGAAGCCCTGTGGGTGCTGCTGCTCGGCAGCCTCCTGGGTCTGGAACTGATTGGCAAGGTGCCCCCCACCCTGCACACCCCCCTGATGAGCGGTGCCAACGCCATCAGTGGCATCACCGTGCTGGCCTCCCTGACCCTGATCGCTCAGGCCCAGGGCAATCCCGGGATGCTGATCCTCGGCGCGGTCTCCCTGGGCTTTGCCCTGTTCAACGTGATCGGGGGCTTCCTCGTGACCGACCGCATGCTCGCCATGTTCAGCCGCAAGAAGTCAGGAGCACGCCGATGA
- a CDS encoding NAD(P)(+) transhydrogenase (Re/Si-specific) subunit beta, which yields MSGLALFGYLIDLLAVLLLALGLKGLSKVRSARSANGLAALAMGLAVVGLLIQLQPAPVAWLWIAVGTAAGGLLGLLTARRVPMTSMPETVALFNGCGGMASLLVAIAVALYNSAESDMVALVSIVISVFVGSITFSGSIVAMGKLQGWIDTPGWTQSQVRHGVNIAIAVAALVGAFALPGDPAGSSLWLLVVASSLLGIGVTLPIGGADMPVVISLLNSYSGVAAAAAGFVVGSQLLIVAGAMVGAAGLILTQVMCTGMNRSLVSVLFGGALGGSAPVGGGGDEAGYSRIVSCSPEECAMALESAERVVFVPGYGLAVAQAQHALRELAKMLEANGSEVSYAIHPVAGRMPGHMNVLLAEADVPYEQLLEMDTINPEFPRTDVVIVLGANDVVNPDAKNDPNSPLYGMPVLEVDGARQVFVVKRSMGAGYAGIKNALFELPQTAMVFGDAKAVLQGLCAELRSQGVGKAA from the coding sequence ATGAGTGGCCTCGCGCTGTTTGGTTATCTGATTGACCTGCTGGCAGTCCTGCTGCTGGCCCTGGGCCTCAAGGGCCTCTCCAAGGTTCGTTCCGCCCGCTCCGCTAACGGCCTGGCTGCCCTGGCCATGGGCTTGGCAGTGGTGGGTCTGTTGATTCAGCTGCAGCCCGCACCGGTGGCGTGGCTTTGGATCGCAGTCGGCACGGCTGCCGGCGGTCTGCTGGGTCTGCTCACCGCTCGCCGGGTGCCGATGACCTCCATGCCGGAGACCGTCGCCCTCTTCAACGGCTGCGGTGGCATGGCCTCCCTGCTGGTGGCCATTGCCGTGGCCCTCTACAACTCCGCTGAGTCGGACATGGTGGCCCTGGTGTCCATCGTGATCTCTGTCTTCGTCGGTTCGATCACCTTCAGCGGCTCCATCGTGGCGATGGGCAAGCTGCAGGGTTGGATCGATACCCCCGGCTGGACCCAAAGCCAGGTGCGCCATGGCGTGAATATCGCCATCGCCGTTGCGGCCCTGGTGGGTGCCTTCGCCCTCCCCGGTGACCCCGCTGGTTCCTCCCTCTGGCTGCTGGTTGTGGCCTCCAGCCTGCTGGGCATTGGCGTGACCCTGCCCATCGGCGGCGCCGACATGCCCGTCGTGATCTCGCTGCTGAACTCCTATTCCGGCGTGGCTGCCGCTGCCGCTGGTTTCGTGGTCGGTAGCCAACTGCTGATCGTGGCCGGCGCCATGGTCGGTGCCGCTGGCCTGATCCTCACCCAGGTGATGTGCACCGGCATGAACCGCTCCCTGGTGAGCGTCCTCTTTGGTGGTGCCCTCGGTGGCAGCGCCCCCGTCGGCGGTGGTGGCGATGAGGCTGGCTACAGCCGGATCGTCAGCTGCAGCCCCGAGGAATGCGCCATGGCCCTCGAGAGCGCTGAGCGCGTGGTCTTCGTTCCTGGCTACGGCCTCGCGGTGGCCCAGGCCCAGCACGCCCTGCGTGAGCTGGCGAAGATGCTCGAAGCCAATGGCTCCGAAGTCAGCTACGCCATCCACCCGGTGGCCGGCCGCATGCCGGGTCACATGAACGTCCTCCTGGCGGAAGCCGATGTCCCCTACGAGCAGCTGCTCGAGATGGACACCATCAACCCCGAGTTCCCCCGCACCGACGTGGTCATCGTCTTGGGCGCGAATGATGTGGTGAATCCCGACGCCAAGAACGACCCCAATAGCCCCCTCTACGGCATGCCCGTTCTCGAGGTGGACGGGGCCCGTCAGGTGTTCGTGGTCAAGCGCAGCATGGGCGCCGGTTATGCCGGCATCAAGAACGCCCTCTTCGAGCTGCCCCAAACCGCCATGGTCTTCGGCGATGCCAAGGCAGTGCTGCAAGGTCTCTGCGCTGAACTGCGTAGCCAGGGCGTCGGTAAGGCCGCTTGA
- a CDS encoding YheT family hydrolase, with translation MDGEPPFQPRFPWWNGDLQTLRDSFRPIDLPADRGHPLPFDVGNGDQLLAKWDGPLTGEPLGLVLLMHGLGGSSERGGLRRMGDTLQRSGFAVLRLNMRGAGSGRTLARGTYAANSNRDLLPVLRQARTLAAGRPLLGMGISLGGTKLLNALTSTSVERRTAGLDPQAPLLDGLVTISSPVDLESCSRQIERPRNRIYQHWLLKRLVAQTLADPFGVTATERQALEGPLPSIRAFDAAITAPRWSYASVDDYYRQASPLWRLQEARYRSQLPPTLLIHAEDDPWVPVEPTRTLEAIQDERFQVLLTAKGGHNGFHGRGGCWTDQLTARWFQRLLG, from the coding sequence ATGGACGGTGAGCCTCCCTTTCAGCCTCGCTTTCCCTGGTGGAACGGTGATCTGCAAACCCTCAGGGACAGCTTCCGCCCGATCGATCTACCTGCGGATCGAGGTCACCCCCTGCCCTTTGATGTGGGCAATGGCGACCAACTGCTGGCCAAATGGGACGGCCCCCTGACAGGGGAGCCCCTGGGGTTGGTGCTGTTGATGCATGGCCTGGGCGGATCCAGTGAGCGCGGCGGGCTCAGGCGAATGGGGGACACCCTCCAGCGCTCCGGCTTTGCCGTGCTTCGCCTGAACATGCGGGGGGCAGGCTCTGGACGGACCCTGGCCCGTGGCACCTATGCGGCCAATAGCAATCGCGATCTGCTGCCGGTCTTGCGCCAGGCCCGGACCTTGGCCGCCGGCCGCCCTCTCTTGGGGATGGGGATTTCGCTGGGCGGGACCAAGCTGCTCAATGCCCTGACCTCCACGTCAGTGGAGCGCCGGACGGCAGGCCTTGATCCCCAGGCGCCACTCCTGGATGGGCTGGTCACCATCAGCTCTCCGGTGGATCTCGAGAGCTGCTCGCGCCAGATCGAACGGCCCCGCAACCGCATCTACCAGCACTGGCTCTTGAAGCGGCTGGTGGCCCAGACCCTGGCCGACCCCTTCGGGGTCACGGCCACCGAACGGCAAGCCCTCGAGGGACCCCTGCCGAGCATCCGCGCCTTCGATGCGGCGATTACGGCTCCCCGTTGGAGCTATGCCTCGGTGGATGACTACTACCGCCAGGCCAGTCCCCTCTGGCGCCTGCAGGAGGCCCGCTACAGAAGCCAGCTGCCGCCCACCTTGCTCATCCATGCCGAGGATGATCCCTGGGTGCCCGTGGAGCCCACCCGCACACTCGAAGCGATCCAGGACGAGCGCTTCCAGGTGCTGCTGACGGCCAAGGGTGGACACAACGGCTTCCACGGCCGCGGTGGCTGCTGGACCGATCAGCTCACGGCCCGATGGTTTCAGCGTTTGCTGGGCTGA
- a CDS encoding ferredoxin codes for MIQHHLLLCATPAKALCSPDPAVGLESWNTLKRLVREWGLEDPSRADGIVLRSKADCLRICAEGPVLLIWPEGIVYGGVTAERIERILKEHVIGGTPIEDWIVKRMPFQPSKR; via the coding sequence TTGATTCAGCACCATCTGCTGCTGTGCGCGACCCCGGCCAAGGCGCTCTGCAGCCCTGATCCAGCCGTTGGCCTGGAAAGCTGGAACACCCTCAAGCGACTGGTGCGGGAGTGGGGACTTGAAGATCCGTCCCGCGCGGACGGGATCGTGCTGCGCAGCAAGGCGGACTGCCTGCGCATCTGCGCCGAGGGGCCGGTGCTGCTGATCTGGCCCGAAGGAATCGTCTACGGCGGGGTCACTGCCGAGCGCATCGAGCGGATCCTGAAGGAGCACGTCATCGGCGGTACTCCCATCGAGGACTGGATCGTCAAACGGATGCCGTTTCAGCCCAGCAAACGCTGA
- a CDS encoding 1-deoxy-D-xylulose-5-phosphate reductoisomerase translates to MKALSVLGSTGSIGTQTLEIVEEFPDRFRVVALTAGNNLDLLIRQIQKHAPEVVALADEAKLPALQERLQALGPAERPAKLPELVGGSDGLCTAAAWSSADLVVTGIVGCAGLLPTLAAIRAGKDLALANKETLIAAGPVVLPELAKSGSRLLPADSEHSAIFQCLQGTPWADTARLSTGVPTPGLRRIQLTASGGAFRDWDAADLHKATVADATSHPNWSMGRKITVDSASLMNKGLEVIEAHYLFGLDYDHIEIVIHPQSIIHSMVELADSSVLGQLGWPDMKLPILYCLSWPERLETPWRRLDLTEVGQLTFRKPDPAKYPCMELAYAAGRAGGTMPAVMNAANEQAVALFLEERIHFLDIPKLIDAVCDRHKTDLMAHPSLEDVLAVDAWSRQAVREAAAVSV, encoded by the coding sequence GTGAAAGCCCTCTCCGTGCTCGGCTCCACTGGATCCATCGGCACCCAAACCCTGGAGATCGTCGAGGAGTTTCCCGATCGCTTCCGCGTGGTCGCCCTGACGGCCGGGAACAACCTCGATCTCCTGATCCGCCAGATCCAGAAGCACGCCCCTGAGGTGGTGGCCCTGGCGGATGAGGCCAAACTCCCCGCCCTACAAGAACGCCTCCAGGCCCTCGGCCCCGCTGAGCGGCCAGCCAAATTGCCGGAGTTGGTCGGTGGCTCCGACGGACTCTGCACGGCTGCGGCCTGGTCCAGCGCTGACCTCGTGGTCACCGGCATCGTCGGCTGCGCTGGCCTGCTGCCGACCTTGGCCGCGATCCGCGCCGGCAAGGACCTGGCCCTGGCCAACAAGGAGACCCTGATTGCGGCCGGTCCGGTGGTACTACCGGAACTGGCCAAGAGCGGCTCGCGCCTGCTGCCCGCCGACTCCGAGCACTCCGCCATCTTCCAGTGCCTGCAGGGCACGCCCTGGGCCGACACCGCACGCCTTTCCACGGGGGTTCCCACCCCAGGGCTGCGCCGGATTCAGCTGACCGCCAGCGGCGGTGCCTTCCGCGACTGGGACGCGGCTGATCTGCACAAGGCCACCGTGGCCGATGCCACCAGCCACCCCAACTGGAGCATGGGGCGCAAGATCACGGTCGATTCCGCCTCCTTGATGAACAAGGGCCTGGAGGTGATCGAGGCCCACTACCTCTTTGGCCTGGACTACGACCACATCGAGATCGTCATTCACCCGCAGTCGATCATCCACTCGATGGTGGAGCTGGCGGATTCCTCCGTGCTGGGGCAGCTGGGTTGGCCGGACATGAAGCTGCCGATCCTGTACTGCCTGAGCTGGCCGGAGCGCCTCGAGACCCCCTGGCGCCGCCTGGATCTGACGGAAGTGGGTCAACTGACCTTCCGCAAGCCCGATCCCGCCAAGTACCCCTGCATGGAGCTGGCCTATGCCGCCGGCAGAGCCGGTGGAACGATGCCCGCCGTGATGAACGCTGCCAATGAACAGGCCGTGGCGCTCTTCCTCGAGGAGCGGATTCACTTCCTGGACATTCCAAAATTGATCGACGCGGTCTGCGATCGCCACAAGACCGACCTCATGGCCCACCCCTCCCTGGAGGATGTGCTCGCAGTCGACGCCTGGTCCCGTCAGGCGGTGCGTGAGGCTGCAGCCGTCTCGGTTTGA
- a CDS encoding DUF368 domain-containing protein, which translates to MAEQNPAAPQRWPYVLGCGFAMGAADVVPGVSGGTMAFILGIYGTLLEAISGFDFEFLALLRRGAWAEAAARVHLGFLVPLLAGLLGSVLVLVRPITWLYVNQPVLLFAFFFGLILGSIVLIARHAHWGAAGLVAMVIGVVAALVLVTRTPVTMPHDPFTIFWSGAVAIMAMILPGVSGSFLLLVLGQYQHVMEGVKALDLATLVPFALGCATGLLLFVRLLSWLLKRWHGQTVALLMGFMAGSLWKIWPFRTVLESTTNAKGKLIVLRDALAAPPSGSAFAMALLLMGLGVLLVLGLEQVQQRMGAAEMGG; encoded by the coding sequence ATGGCCGAGCAGAACCCGGCGGCGCCCCAGCGCTGGCCCTACGTCCTGGGATGTGGCTTCGCCATGGGGGCTGCCGATGTGGTTCCGGGGGTTTCCGGAGGCACCATGGCCTTCATCCTGGGCATCTACGGCACCCTGCTGGAGGCCATCTCGGGCTTTGATTTCGAGTTTCTTGCCCTGCTGCGCCGCGGTGCTTGGGCAGAGGCGGCCGCGCGGGTGCACTTGGGGTTTTTGGTGCCCCTGCTGGCCGGTCTGCTCGGCTCAGTTCTGGTGCTGGTGCGCCCGATCACCTGGCTCTATGTGAACCAGCCGGTTCTGCTCTTTGCCTTCTTCTTTGGCTTGATCCTGGGCTCGATCGTGCTGATCGCCCGTCATGCCCATTGGGGGGCTGCCGGCCTGGTGGCGATGGTGATCGGTGTGGTGGCGGCGTTGGTCCTCGTGACCCGGACTCCGGTGACCATGCCCCATGACCCCTTCACCATCTTCTGGAGCGGTGCGGTGGCAATCATGGCGATGATCCTCCCCGGTGTGTCGGGCTCCTTTCTGCTGCTGGTGCTGGGGCAGTACCAGCACGTGATGGAGGGGGTGAAGGCCTTGGATCTGGCGACCTTGGTGCCCTTCGCCCTGGGCTGTGCGACGGGACTGCTGCTGTTTGTGCGTCTGCTGAGCTGGCTGCTGAAGCGCTGGCATGGCCAGACCGTCGCCCTGCTGATGGGCTTCATGGCCGGTTCCCTCTGGAAGATCTGGCCCTTCCGCACCGTGCTGGAGAGCACCACCAACGCGAAGGGCAAGTTGATCGTGTTGCGGGACGCCCTGGCGGCGCCCCCCAGCGGTTCGGCCTTCGCAATGGCCCTGTTGTTGATGGGCCTTGGGGTGCTGCTGGTGCTGGGTCTTGAGCAGGTTCAACAGCGCATGGGAGCCGCGGAAATGGGGGGCTGA
- a CDS encoding sodium-dependent transporter translates to MAPGDRGHPPEQWGSSLGFVLAAAGSAVGLGNLWGFAYRASQGGGAAFVLLYLLIVSVVCLPVLVAEMVLGRSTGHAPLLAPITAGGRRWAPLGWLFMAAAVGILSYYAVLMGWTGRSLVHALSAPLPADIPAAERFFAGISSGGDAVLGHLISLALTGVVVAAGIKAGIERLTRWAMPLLFVLLLALVIWAAFLPGAHQGYSGFLLRWDTSKLTDLTTIRNAFTQAFFSIGTGIGAILAYSTYLQRRSPIPGEAVAVVGMDTAVGLMAGCITFPLVASFGLVDVVSGSTVGTLFISLPTGLSSLGGGGRVVAAVFFLLAYVAAITSSVSLLEVPVSSLMDRLGWSRSRAVWLMVLLIAVIGLPSCLDVAVLERMDALFGGVCLIAGGLLMALLLGWQVPDRFRSDLIESGSSPELVRLLRWALRWISVPAISLGLLISIIDLAKSWSASGA, encoded by the coding sequence ATGGCCCCCGGTGATCGCGGTCATCCCCCCGAGCAGTGGGGGTCCTCCCTTGGTTTTGTTCTGGCCGCGGCGGGGAGTGCCGTTGGCCTGGGCAACCTCTGGGGATTTGCCTACCGCGCCTCCCAGGGGGGCGGCGCGGCGTTTGTGCTCCTGTACCTCTTGATCGTCTCGGTGGTCTGTCTGCCGGTCTTGGTGGCCGAGATGGTCCTGGGGCGCAGCACGGGCCATGCCCCCCTACTGGCGCCGATCACCGCCGGCGGGCGCCGCTGGGCCCCGCTGGGATGGCTGTTCATGGCTGCCGCGGTGGGGATCCTCAGCTACTACGCCGTCTTGATGGGCTGGACCGGCCGCAGCCTGGTCCATGCCCTGAGTGCTCCGCTCCCGGCCGATATCCCCGCGGCTGAACGGTTTTTTGCCGGCATCAGCAGCGGAGGGGACGCGGTGTTGGGGCACCTGATCAGCCTGGCCCTCACCGGGGTGGTGGTGGCCGCTGGCATCAAGGCCGGCATTGAGCGCCTGACCCGCTGGGCCATGCCGCTGCTGTTCGTCCTCCTGCTGGCCCTGGTGATCTGGGCTGCCTTTTTGCCCGGGGCCCATCAGGGCTACAGCGGCTTCTTGCTGCGTTGGGACACAAGCAAGCTCACGGACCTGACCACGATTCGCAACGCCTTCACCCAGGCCTTCTTCTCGATCGGCACCGGAATCGGAGCGATCTTGGCCTATTCGACCTATCTCCAGCGCCGCAGCCCCATTCCTGGGGAAGCGGTGGCGGTGGTGGGCATGGACACTGCCGTCGGCCTGATGGCGGGCTGCATCACCTTCCCGCTGGTGGCCAGCTTTGGCCTGGTGGATGTGGTGAGCGGCAGCACCGTGGGCACCCTGTTCATCAGCCTTCCGACAGGGCTGTCTTCCCTGGGTGGCGGCGGCCGGGTGGTGGCCGCGGTGTTTTTCCTGTTGGCCTACGTGGCCGCGATCACCTCATCGGTGTCCCTGCTGGAGGTCCCGGTGAGTTCGCTGATGGATCGCCTGGGCTGGAGCCGCTCCCGGGCGGTCTGGCTGATGGTGTTGCTGATCGCCGTCATCGGCTTGCCGTCCTGCCTGGATGTCGCGGTGCTCGAGCGGATGGATGCCCTCTTCGGTGGCGTCTGCCTGATCGCCGGTGGCCTGCTCATGGCCCTGCTGCTGGGCTGGCAGGTGCCCGATCGCTTCCGCAGCGATCTGATCGAGTCGGGGTCGTCGCCGGAGCTGGTGCGGCTGCTGCGCTGGGCCCTGCGTTGGATCTCCGTGCCAGCCATCAGCTTGGGTCTGCTGATCTCGATCATCGACTTGGCCAAGAGCTGGAGCGCTTCTGGCGCTTAA